One Saprospiraceae bacterium DNA window includes the following coding sequences:
- a CDS encoding TPM domain-containing protein gives MIFTKDEEVRIVQAIRAAERRTSGEIRVYVEDFCDRDHPVERAAEVFHLFGMFNTKERNGVLVYIAQKSHQFAIWGDAGIHERVGFQFWDAEKQLMREYFQRDQAAEGVCLAIAQIGERLREHFPAAADDKNENELPDEIIFG, from the coding sequence ATGATTTTTACAAAAGACGAAGAAGTCCGCATCGTGCAAGCCATCCGGGCGGCGGAGCGCCGCACATCGGGGGAAATCCGCGTGTATGTGGAAGACTTCTGCGACCGCGACCACCCTGTGGAGCGTGCGGCGGAGGTCTTTCATTTATTCGGGATGTTCAACACGAAAGAACGAAACGGGGTGCTTGTTTACATCGCCCAAAAGTCGCATCAGTTCGCAATATGGGGCGATGCGGGCATTCACGAGCGGGTCGGCTTCCAATTCTGGGATGCCGAAAAACAATTGATGCGCGAATATTTCCAACGCGACCAAGCGGCTGAGGGCGTGTGCCTCGCCATCGCTCAAATCGGGGAACGGCTCCGCGAACATTTCCCCGCCGCAGCAGATGACAAAAACGAAAATGAACTTCCCGATGAAATTATCTTTGGTTGA
- a CDS encoding SET domain-containing protein-lysine N-methyltransferase produces MSVQQGPIFVAHSDVHGQGVFAARDIEAGEVIEVCPIILFPKTELEYVRKTVLDDYYFDWGEQGEWFAFCLGYGSLYNHSYEPNAEYGMDFEAQTIDFYCIKDIAAGEEIFINYNGDADNRSKVWFEE; encoded by the coding sequence ATGAGCGTCCAACAAGGTCCCATATTCGTAGCCCACTCCGACGTGCATGGTCAGGGTGTTTTTGCCGCCCGCGACATTGAAGCAGGCGAGGTGATTGAAGTCTGTCCGATTATCCTGTTCCCAAAAACAGAATTGGAATATGTGCGCAAGACGGTGTTGGACGATTACTATTTCGACTGGGGGGAGCAAGGCGAGTGGTTTGCGTTTTGCCTGGGCTATGGCTCGCTCTACAACCACTCCTACGAACCAAATGCCGAATACGGCATGGACTTCGAAGCGCAAACGATTGATTTTTACTGCATAAAAGACATCGCCGCTGGTGAAGAGATTTTTATCAACTACAATGGCGATGCGGACAACCGCTCAAAAGTGTGGTTTGAGGAATGA
- a CDS encoding TPM domain-containing protein, translated as MKLSLVDTHAASHWPSLAHSKFRSWGRAVSYRQWLFVMLAMLLPLCGEAQWDKDLFPPKPEPAVYVHDYSNWLTPHEKTVLEQKLVRYYDSTSTQIVVMIRPDIGDYDNASYAFELGNRWGIGRKSKNNGVVMLIKTEPPGRGAFIATGYGVEGALPDITAGRIIRNTMIPYFQREQYAQGINAGVDDIISALAGEYTNEGTDDAEIPWWIPLLMLLIIFFFIFLMARLAKKHGTWYTHSGPTPTRRVRRGGGDWWMGGGGGFGGGGWGGGGGWGGGGGGSFGGGSFGGGGAGGSW; from the coding sequence ATGAAATTATCTTTGGTTGATACGCACGCCGCCAGCCATTGGCCATCGCTCGCCCACTCCAAATTTCGTTCGTGGGGTCGGGCAGTTTCATATCGCCAGTGGTTGTTCGTGATGCTGGCGATGCTGCTGCCGCTTTGCGGCGAGGCTCAATGGGACAAGGACTTGTTCCCGCCCAAGCCAGAACCCGCCGTGTACGTCCACGACTACTCGAACTGGCTGACCCCGCACGAAAAGACGGTGTTGGAACAAAAACTCGTCCGCTACTACGATTCCACTTCCACTCAAATCGTGGTGATGATTCGCCCCGATATTGGCGACTACGACAACGCATCCTACGCTTTCGAGCTGGGAAACCGATGGGGCATAGGCCGCAAGAGCAAGAACAACGGGGTGGTGATGCTCATCAAAACAGAGCCGCCGGGCCGAGGGGCCTTCATCGCCACTGGCTACGGCGTGGAGGGGGCGCTTCCCGATATTACTGCCGGGCGCATCATTCGCAACACCATGATACCTTATTTCCAGCGCGAGCAATACGCGCAAGGCATCAATGCGGGCGTGGACGACATCATCAGCGCACTGGCTGGCGAATACACCAACGAAGGCACGGATGATGCGGAAATACCTTGGTGGATACCCTTGCTGATGCTCCTGATAATCTTCTTTTTTATCTTCCTCATGGCGCGTCTGGCCAAAAAGCACGGCACTTGGTACACACATTCTGGCCCAACGCCCACGCGACGAGTCCGGCGCGGCGGTGGCGACTGGTGGATGGGCGGCGGCGGCGGATTTGGCGGTGGCGGCTGGGGTGGCGGTGGTGGCTGGGGCGGTGGAGGCGGCGGCAGTTTTGGTGGCGGCTCGTTTGGCGGCGGCGGCGCGGGGGGGAGCTGGTAG
- a CDS encoding LemA family protein → MCNTYNKLGPMEEGVKKAWSQVENQYQRRADLIPNLVNTVKGYANFEQETLQKVVEARTSATQVKIDVGDLTEENIRRYEQAQQGLSGALGRLLAVAENYPDLKANQSFLDLQKQLEGTENRISVERKNFNEAVEGYNAYIRRFPTNMIAGMFGFSKKGYFQAAPGSEKAPEVKF, encoded by the coding sequence ATGTGCAACACCTACAACAAACTCGGCCCGATGGAAGAAGGCGTGAAAAAGGCATGGTCGCAAGTGGAAAACCAGTACCAACGCCGCGCCGACCTGATTCCCAACCTTGTCAACACGGTGAAAGGCTACGCCAATTTCGAGCAGGAAACCCTGCAAAAAGTCGTCGAGGCACGCACCTCCGCCACGCAGGTGAAAATTGACGTGGGCGACCTGACCGAGGAAAACATACGGCGCTACGAACAGGCACAACAAGGCCTGTCCGGCGCGTTGGGACGCCTGTTGGCGGTGGCTGAAAACTACCCCGACTTGAAAGCCAACCAAAGTTTTCTCGACTTGCAAAAACAATTGGAAGGCACCGAGAACCGAATCTCCGTGGAGCGCAAAAACTTCAACGAAGCCGTAGAGGGATACAACGCCTACATCCGTCGTTTTCCGACCAATATGATTGCCGGAATGTTTGGATTCTCCAAAAAAGGCTACTTCCAAGCCGCACCCGGCTCGGAGAAAGCGCCGGAAGTCAAGTTTTAA
- the xseB gene encoding exodeoxyribonuclease VII small subunit: protein MKKQPEPLTYASAFAELQQIVRDLQDETVGIDELTAKIARAAELIRFCRERLRMTEEEIGKLAGG from the coding sequence ATGAAAAAGCAACCCGAACCACTCACCTACGCGTCGGCGTTTGCCGAGCTGCAGCAAATCGTCCGCGACCTACAGGACGAAACGGTGGGCATTGACGAACTGACGGCCAAAATCGCTCGCGCCGCCGAGCTGATTCGTTTTTGCAGGGAACGCCTGCGAATGACGGAGGAAGAGATTGGGAAGTTGGCGGGGGGGTAG